One genomic region from Amycolatopsis sp. FBCC-B4732 encodes:
- a CDS encoding carbohydrate ABC transporter permease has product MTLLAPAVAAPPRAGRKPRRDNRFAAWLFLLPALAYIVVFFGYPLAANVVMSTQDYTVKSFYTGEAPFVGLANYAAVFGNPLFSTAVVDTVLFTAGSLVFQFGIGLALAVFFNGRFLGSALLRSLLLLPWLLPLVVSGAVWRWMFDQDHGVLNAALRAVGLDAVPWLSSTGWALPAVILTNIWIGIPFNLVILHGGLRAIPASLYEAAALDGAGAWQRFRHLTWPLLRPVTGIVLMLGLVYTIKVFDVIMVVTGGGPANATQTLTTWSYRLSFQDFAFGQGAAVGNVLILVATVFGLLYLRSAKATLAEAAA; this is encoded by the coding sequence ACCGGTTCGCCGCGTGGCTGTTCCTGCTGCCCGCGCTCGCCTACATCGTCGTGTTCTTCGGCTACCCGCTGGCCGCGAACGTCGTGATGAGCACGCAGGACTACACGGTGAAGTCGTTCTACACCGGCGAAGCTCCGTTCGTCGGCCTCGCCAACTACGCGGCCGTGTTCGGCAACCCGCTGTTTTCGACGGCGGTCGTCGACACGGTCCTGTTCACCGCCGGGTCGCTCGTCTTCCAGTTCGGCATCGGGCTGGCGCTGGCGGTGTTCTTCAACGGCCGCTTCCTCGGCAGCGCGCTGCTGCGCTCGCTGCTCCTGCTCCCCTGGCTGCTGCCGCTGGTGGTCAGCGGCGCGGTCTGGCGGTGGATGTTCGACCAGGACCACGGCGTGCTCAACGCGGCGCTGCGCGCGGTCGGTCTCGACGCGGTCCCGTGGCTGAGCAGCACCGGCTGGGCGCTGCCCGCGGTGATCCTCACCAACATCTGGATCGGCATCCCGTTCAACCTGGTCATCCTGCACGGCGGGCTGCGCGCGATCCCCGCGTCGCTCTACGAAGCCGCCGCGCTGGACGGCGCCGGGGCCTGGCAGCGGTTCCGGCACCTCACCTGGCCGCTGCTGCGGCCGGTCACCGGGATCGTGCTCATGCTCGGGCTGGTCTACACGATCAAGGTGTTCGACGTGATCATGGTCGTCACCGGCGGCGGGCCGGCCAACGCGACCCAGACGCTCACGACGTGGTCCTACCGGCTGTCCTTCCAGGACTTCGCGTTCGGCCAGGGCGCCGCGGTCGGCAACGTCCTCATCCTGGTGGCGACGGTGTTCGGGCTGCTCTACCTGCGCTCGGCGAAGGCGACCCTGGCCGAGGCGGCGGCGTGA
- a CDS encoding carbohydrate ABC transporter permease has protein sequence MKGRTVAGVLIVAVLLFPLYWMVNASLQPSGALLRPDPAFFPVDGTLDGYRKAVATQGPNLLSSVVVALGTVLVSLVIAAPASYALAQLKVRGGPVLVFVLLIVQMIPGIVMANALYTVFGNLGLIDNYLGLVLADSTATIPFAVLLLRAFMISVPKELTEASRVDGAGYWRTFFSIIVPVSRNALVTAGLFSFLFAWADFLFAVTLTTGRSFEPITVGIYRFVGNQSADWNGIMATAVLAAIPAAVLLVVAQRYVVAGLTSGAVKD, from the coding sequence GTGAAAGGCCGCACGGTGGCCGGCGTCCTGATCGTCGCGGTACTGTTGTTCCCGCTGTACTGGATGGTCAACGCGTCCCTGCAGCCCAGCGGCGCGCTGCTGCGCCCCGACCCGGCGTTCTTCCCCGTCGACGGCACCCTGGACGGCTACCGGAAGGCCGTGGCGACGCAGGGGCCGAACCTCCTCTCCAGCGTCGTCGTCGCCCTCGGCACGGTGCTCGTGTCGCTGGTGATCGCCGCACCGGCGTCGTACGCGCTGGCGCAGCTGAAGGTGCGCGGCGGTCCCGTGCTGGTGTTCGTGCTGCTCATCGTGCAGATGATCCCCGGCATCGTGATGGCCAACGCGCTCTACACCGTGTTCGGCAACCTCGGGCTGATCGACAACTACCTCGGGCTCGTGCTCGCGGACTCCACCGCGACCATCCCGTTCGCCGTGCTCCTGCTGCGGGCCTTCATGATCTCGGTACCCAAGGAGCTCACCGAAGCGTCCCGGGTGGACGGTGCCGGGTACTGGCGGACGTTCTTCTCGATCATCGTCCCGGTCAGCCGCAACGCGCTCGTCACCGCCGGGCTGTTCTCGTTCCTGTTCGCCTGGGCGGACTTCCTGTTCGCGGTCACCCTCACCACCGGCCGGTCGTTCGAGCCCATCACCGTGGGCATCTACCGGTTCGTCGGCAACCAGTCCGCCGACTGGAACGGGATCATGGCCACCGCCGTGCTCGCCGCGATCCCCGCGGCCGTCCTGCTCGTCGTCGCCCAGCGGTACGTCGTCGCCGGGCTGACCAGCGGCGCCGTCAAAGACTAA
- a CDS encoding TIM-barrel domain-containing protein, with protein MIATTEDGRSLEVRVRHEVLRVEPWGDGSLRVRAGRHRILDDVPGALLPAKPSSATATADGRTGRVVNGALTAIVELADTDTGIDAQLRFVRTDTGEELLSEQRAHFWWPGARLFMPSRNGYGRLEQRFAAYDDERVYGLGQHTHGRLDQKGLVLDLVQRNAEVSVPFLLSSRGYGFLWNSPAVGRVELAANGTRWVADDARQLDYWITTGDGPRQVLSHYADATGHAPMLPEWAAGFWQSKLRYRTQDELLAVAREYHARGLPLSVIVADFFHWTHLGDWRFDPDGWPDPAGMIRELADLGVKLMVSVWPSVSPLSENYRELHEQGLLVAAESGVPAHAPWKDKGFDVEMPVAFYDATNPAARRFVWAKVKENYYDLGVRAWWLDGDEPEIQPGHPHNLGFHAGPGSEVFNLYPQANAQAFHDGIRAEGDDEVVLLSRSAWAGSQRYGAALWSGDVAATWESLRAQVRAGLNVALAGIPWWTTDIGGFHGGDPASPEYRELMVRWFSYGVCCPLFRLHGFRDPRPPFGPAMTGGPNEVWSYGDSAYEAITASLRLRERLRPYLMAQMRVAHEQGIPPMRPLFVDFPGDPESWTVEDAFLLGPDLLVAPVLEPGATARAVYLPDGAVWTDAVTGKRYDGGTSVEAPAPADRIPLFLRDDVVLPIRPE; from the coding sequence TTGATCGCCACGACCGAAGACGGCCGCTCGCTGGAGGTCCGCGTGCGGCACGAGGTGCTGCGCGTCGAGCCGTGGGGCGACGGCAGCCTGCGCGTGCGCGCCGGGCGCCACCGGATCCTCGACGACGTGCCGGGCGCGCTGCTGCCCGCGAAGCCGTCCTCCGCGACCGCCACCGCCGACGGGCGCACCGGCCGGGTCGTCAACGGCGCGCTCACCGCGATCGTGGAGCTCGCCGACACCGACACCGGCATCGACGCGCAGCTGCGGTTCGTCCGCACCGACACCGGCGAGGAGCTGCTTTCCGAGCAGCGGGCGCACTTCTGGTGGCCCGGCGCGCGGCTGTTCATGCCGTCCCGCAACGGCTACGGCCGGCTCGAGCAGCGGTTCGCCGCCTACGACGACGAGCGGGTCTACGGGCTCGGGCAGCACACGCACGGGCGGCTCGACCAGAAGGGCCTCGTGCTCGACCTGGTGCAGCGCAACGCCGAGGTGTCGGTGCCGTTCCTGCTCTCCAGCCGCGGCTACGGGTTCCTGTGGAACAGCCCGGCCGTCGGGCGGGTCGAGCTGGCCGCCAACGGCACCCGCTGGGTCGCCGACGACGCCCGCCAGCTCGACTACTGGATCACCACCGGCGACGGCCCGCGGCAGGTCCTGAGCCACTACGCCGACGCGACCGGGCACGCGCCCATGCTGCCCGAGTGGGCGGCCGGGTTCTGGCAGTCGAAACTGCGCTACCGCACCCAGGACGAGCTCCTGGCCGTGGCGCGCGAGTACCACGCGCGCGGGCTGCCGCTGTCGGTGATCGTGGCGGACTTCTTCCACTGGACGCACCTCGGCGACTGGCGGTTCGACCCGGACGGGTGGCCGGACCCGGCCGGGATGATCCGGGAGCTGGCCGACCTCGGCGTCAAGCTGATGGTGTCGGTGTGGCCGTCGGTCAGCCCGCTCTCGGAAAACTACCGGGAGCTGCACGAGCAGGGCCTGCTGGTCGCCGCGGAGAGCGGGGTCCCGGCGCACGCGCCCTGGAAGGACAAGGGCTTCGACGTCGAGATGCCGGTCGCGTTCTACGACGCGACGAACCCCGCGGCGCGGCGGTTCGTCTGGGCGAAGGTCAAGGAGAACTACTACGACCTCGGTGTGCGCGCGTGGTGGCTGGACGGCGACGAGCCCGAGATCCAGCCCGGCCACCCGCACAACCTCGGCTTCCACGCCGGGCCGGGCTCGGAGGTCTTCAACCTCTACCCGCAGGCGAACGCGCAGGCGTTCCACGACGGCATCCGCGCCGAGGGCGACGACGAGGTGGTGCTGCTGTCGCGCTCGGCGTGGGCGGGCAGCCAGCGGTACGGGGCCGCGCTCTGGTCGGGCGACGTCGCGGCGACGTGGGAGTCGCTGCGCGCGCAGGTCCGGGCGGGGCTGAACGTGGCGCTGGCCGGGATCCCGTGGTGGACCACGGACATCGGCGGTTTCCACGGCGGCGACCCGGCGTCGCCGGAGTACCGCGAGCTGATGGTCCGCTGGTTCTCCTACGGCGTGTGCTGCCCGCTGTTCCGCCTGCACGGCTTCCGCGACCCGCGCCCGCCGTTCGGCCCGGCGATGACCGGCGGGCCCAACGAGGTCTGGTCGTACGGCGATTCGGCGTACGAGGCCATCACGGCGTCCCTGCGGCTGCGGGAACGGTTGCGGCCTTACCTGATGGCGCAGATGCGGGTGGCGCACGAGCAGGGCATCCCGCCGATGCGGCCGCTGTTCGTCGACTTCCCCGGCGACCCGGAGAGCTGGACGGTCGAGGACGCCTTCCTGCTGGGCCCGGACCTGCTGGTCGCGCCGGTGCTCGAGCCCGGGGCCACCGCTCGTGCGGTGTACCTCCCGGACGGTGCCGTGTGGACGGACGCGGTGACCGGGAAGCGTTACGACGGCGGGACTTCCGTCGAGGCACCGGCTCCGGCGGACCGGATCCCGCTGTTCCTCCGCGACGACGTGGTGCTGCCGATCCGCCCGGAGTGA
- a CDS encoding TetR/AcrR family transcriptional regulator, with protein sequence MPSSETGRPVRADARRNREKLVEVARDAFAADGAVALETIAREAGVGIGTLYRHFPTREALVEAVYAAELDAVCASAPALLEQHPPAVALRAWMDRYAAFFATKRGMADTLRVSLGAGRIVTAETRGRIVAAIGAILEAGAKAGTLRADADPEDVTFMLLGVCLSAGPEPARTGRLLDLVAAAVRP encoded by the coding sequence TTGCCTTCGTCCGAAACCGGGCGCCCGGTGCGCGCCGACGCGCGCCGCAACCGCGAAAAGCTCGTCGAAGTCGCGCGCGACGCCTTCGCCGCCGACGGTGCCGTCGCGCTCGAGACCATCGCCCGTGAGGCCGGCGTCGGGATCGGGACGCTCTACCGGCACTTCCCGACCCGCGAGGCGCTCGTCGAAGCCGTCTACGCGGCCGAGCTCGACGCCGTCTGCGCCAGCGCCCCGGCCCTGCTCGAGCAGCACCCGCCCGCGGTGGCCCTCCGGGCCTGGATGGACCGCTACGCCGCGTTCTTCGCCACCAAACGCGGGATGGCCGACACGCTCCGCGTCAGCCTCGGGGCCGGGCGCATCGTGACGGCGGAGACACGCGGGCGCATCGTCGCGGCGATCGGCGCGATCCTCGAAGCCGGCGCGAAGGCGGGCACGCTGCGCGCCGACGCCGACCCCGAGGACGTCACCTTCATGTTGCTGGGCGTGTGCCTCTCGGCCGGCCCCGAGCCGGCGCGGACCGGGCGCCTGCTGGACCTCGTGGCGGCCGCCGTCCGGCCCTGA
- a CDS encoding aldo/keto reductase yields the protein MPSSQLAGHTVSRVGFGAMQLERLHEDRPAAVALLRRALDLGVGHIDTAEFYGNGFVNDVIREAADDDVLIATKVGADPDPGGPIPLRLAQRPEELRKSVEDNLRTLGTERVALVNLRRAELRPGLLAEGDQLVDVDDQLAVLTELRDEGKIGAIGLSSVGLDTFRRALPAGIACVQNAYSLVARDDEEMLRLCVAEDIAWVPFFPLGGAFPGLPKVTDEPVVQAAASALGVTPAQIGLAWLLHHAPNVHLIPGTASVAHLEANIAAGSVVLDAETLAALDAVPSQTMDASLG from the coding sequence ATGCCCTCCAGCCAGCTCGCCGGCCACACCGTCTCCCGCGTCGGGTTCGGCGCGATGCAGCTCGAACGCCTCCACGAGGACCGGCCCGCGGCCGTCGCGCTGCTGCGCCGGGCCCTGGACCTGGGCGTCGGACACATCGACACCGCCGAGTTCTACGGCAACGGCTTCGTCAACGACGTCATCCGCGAAGCCGCCGACGACGACGTCCTGATCGCCACCAAGGTCGGCGCCGACCCCGACCCGGGCGGCCCGATCCCGCTCCGCCTGGCGCAGCGGCCCGAAGAACTCCGCAAGAGCGTCGAGGACAACCTCCGGACGCTCGGCACCGAGCGGGTCGCCCTGGTCAACCTGCGCCGCGCGGAGCTGCGCCCGGGCCTGCTGGCCGAGGGAGACCAGCTGGTCGACGTCGACGACCAGCTCGCGGTCCTGACGGAACTGCGCGACGAAGGCAAGATCGGGGCGATCGGCCTCAGCAGCGTCGGCCTCGACACCTTCCGGCGCGCCCTGCCGGCGGGCATCGCCTGCGTGCAGAACGCCTACAGCCTCGTCGCCCGCGACGACGAGGAGATGCTCCGGCTGTGCGTGGCGGAGGACATCGCGTGGGTGCCGTTCTTCCCCCTCGGCGGCGCGTTCCCGGGTCTGCCGAAGGTGACGGACGAGCCGGTGGTCCAGGCCGCGGCGTCCGCGCTGGGCGTGACGCCGGCGCAGATCGGGCTGGCGTGGCTGCTGCACCACGCCCCGAACGTCCACCTGATCCCGGGGACGGCGAGCGTGGCGCACCTGGAGGCGAACATCGCGGCGGGATCGGTGGTGCTCGACGCGGAGACGCTGGCGGCGCTGGACGCGGTGCCGTCGCAGACGATGGACGCCTCGCTCGGCTGA
- a CDS encoding oxidoreductase, whose product MDGKTFLITGVSSGLGRAFARGALEAGHSVVGTVRREADLGAFEALAPGRAHARLLDVTDDEAVFSLVRDVEASVGAIDVLIANAGYGHEGVFEESPLAELRAQFATNVFGVAATVQAVLPFMRQRRAGHIFAVSSMGGLMTVPGLAFYCGSKYAVEGILETVGKEVAVFGVHVTLIEPGSFRTDWAGRSMVRTERSIRDYNGLFEPIRAARQAASGNQLGDPGKAAEAVLAVVGSPEPPAHLVLGSDALELVAAGRAAVDAEIGKWAGLSRSTDFPEGHRIDGN is encoded by the coding sequence GTGGACGGCAAGACCTTTCTCATCACCGGTGTCAGCAGCGGCCTCGGCCGCGCCTTCGCCCGCGGCGCGCTCGAGGCCGGGCACAGCGTCGTGGGTACCGTCCGGCGAGAAGCCGACCTCGGTGCCTTCGAAGCCCTCGCCCCCGGGCGCGCCCACGCGCGGCTGCTCGACGTCACCGACGACGAAGCCGTGTTCTCGCTCGTGCGGGACGTCGAAGCCTCGGTCGGCGCGATCGACGTGCTCATCGCCAACGCCGGGTACGGCCACGAAGGCGTGTTCGAGGAGTCCCCCCTCGCCGAGCTGCGCGCGCAGTTCGCCACCAACGTCTTCGGCGTCGCCGCGACCGTGCAGGCGGTGCTGCCGTTCATGCGGCAGCGGCGCGCCGGGCACATCTTCGCCGTCAGCTCGATGGGCGGGCTGATGACCGTGCCCGGGCTGGCCTTCTACTGCGGCAGCAAGTACGCCGTGGAGGGCATCCTGGAGACGGTCGGCAAGGAGGTCGCCGTCTTCGGCGTCCACGTCACGCTCATCGAACCCGGCTCGTTCCGCACCGACTGGGCCGGCCGCTCGATGGTCCGCACCGAACGGTCCATCCGGGACTACAACGGCCTGTTCGAGCCGATCCGCGCGGCCCGCCAGGCCGCCAGCGGGAACCAGCTCGGCGACCCGGGCAAGGCGGCCGAGGCCGTCCTCGCGGTCGTCGGCTCCCCCGAACCGCCGGCGCACCTGGTGCTCGGCTCGGACGCGCTGGAGCTCGTCGCCGCGGGCCGGGCGGCCGTCGACGCCGAAATCGGGAAGTGGGCCGGGCTGTCGCGCTCCACCGACTTCCCCGAGGGGCACCGGATCGACGGGAACTAG
- a CDS encoding TetR/AcrR family transcriptional regulator: MATPRKRRAAPRKGDLREQAILDTAEALLEREHVEPMTVETIAKGAGISRASLYFYFGSKQDVLTALVARTVAVLGQDAASVGADAAPAETARTAVRLTGQMWRDHGPVMRAAVDLSPTVPEIARLWNETVAAYAEVMTGVLRRAGLPGGDEPTGAAAVARALCWMTERVFYHASRPPGDLDAAAETCAELWRRVLAPG, from the coding sequence ATGGCCACCCCGCGCAAGCGCCGCGCCGCACCACGCAAGGGCGACCTGCGGGAACAGGCGATCCTCGACACCGCCGAAGCGCTGCTCGAACGCGAGCACGTCGAGCCGATGACCGTGGAGACCATCGCCAAAGGTGCGGGCATCTCGCGCGCGTCGCTCTACTTCTACTTCGGGTCCAAACAGGACGTGCTCACCGCGCTGGTCGCCCGCACGGTCGCCGTCCTCGGCCAGGACGCGGCTTCGGTGGGTGCCGATGCGGCGCCGGCGGAAACCGCGCGGACGGCCGTCCGGCTCACCGGGCAGATGTGGCGGGACCACGGCCCGGTGATGCGCGCGGCCGTCGACCTCTCCCCCACCGTGCCCGAAATCGCCCGGCTGTGGAACGAGACCGTCGCCGCCTACGCCGAGGTGATGACCGGCGTGCTGCGCCGGGCTGGCCTGCCCGGCGGGGACGAGCCGACCGGCGCCGCCGCGGTGGCCCGGGCGCTGTGCTGGATGACCGAACGCGTCTTCTACCACGCGTCGAGGCCGCCGGGGGACCTCGACGCGGCGGCCGAGACCTGCGCCGAACTCTGGCGCCGCGTCCTCGCGCCGGGCTGA
- a CDS encoding GntG family PLP-dependent aldolase, with protein sequence MTTFADDLATLRPEPASTPGAHVELRSDTFTLPTPAMLEAAARAPLGDDVYGEDPTVDRLEQLSAELLGKQAGCLMPSGTMANLTALLAHCPRGGKAIVGHESDVYVYEAGGASLCGGIVYDPLPNLPDGTIDPAAIAEACAVDRSDPQIAPPAVLSLETPQNRCGGLPLQLDYLSEVSRLIRSHGVALHLDGARIFNAAVALGVSAAEVAKHADTVQICLSKGLCAPIGSVLVGDRVTIAAARRMRKMLGGGMRQAGMIAACGIVALTEMTERLADDHARAARLARGLSRIPGVRLDPGPPLTNMVFFKVRDDRYTTRTLIEAARRRGIRVEELGHDRIRAVTHAGVDDDAVDRAVSVFGDLLGHDAMVR encoded by the coding sequence GTGACCACTTTCGCCGACGACCTCGCGACGCTGCGCCCGGAACCCGCGTCCACCCCGGGCGCGCACGTCGAACTCCGCAGCGACACCTTCACCCTGCCGACGCCCGCGATGCTGGAAGCCGCCGCCCGCGCCCCGCTCGGCGACGACGTCTACGGCGAGGACCCGACCGTGGACCGGCTGGAGCAGCTGTCCGCCGAGCTGCTCGGCAAGCAGGCCGGCTGCCTGATGCCGAGCGGCACGATGGCCAACCTGACCGCGTTGCTGGCGCACTGCCCGCGCGGCGGCAAGGCGATCGTCGGGCACGAGTCCGACGTCTACGTCTACGAAGCGGGCGGCGCGTCGCTGTGCGGCGGCATCGTCTACGACCCGCTGCCGAACCTGCCCGACGGCACGATCGACCCGGCGGCCATCGCCGAGGCGTGCGCGGTCGACCGCAGTGACCCGCAGATCGCGCCGCCGGCGGTGCTCAGCCTGGAGACCCCGCAGAACCGCTGCGGCGGGCTGCCGCTGCAGCTGGACTACCTGAGCGAGGTGTCCCGGCTGATCCGCTCCCACGGCGTCGCCCTGCACCTCGACGGCGCCCGCATCTTCAACGCGGCGGTGGCGCTGGGCGTCAGCGCGGCGGAGGTCGCCAAGCACGCGGACACCGTGCAGATCTGCCTGTCGAAGGGCCTGTGCGCCCCGATCGGCTCGGTGCTGGTCGGCGACCGCGTGACGATCGCGGCGGCCCGCCGCATGCGCAAGATGCTCGGCGGCGGCATGCGCCAGGCGGGCATGATCGCGGCCTGCGGCATCGTGGCCCTGACGGAGATGACCGAGCGCCTGGCCGACGACCACGCCCGCGCGGCCCGCCTGGCCCGCGGCCTGTCCCGCATCCCGGGCGTCCGCCTCGACCCGGGCCCGCCGCTGACGAACATGGTGTTCTTCAAGGTCCGCGACGACCGCTACACGACCCGGACGCTGATCGAGGCGGCCCGCCGCCGCGGGATCCGGGTGGAGGAGCTGGGCCATGACCGCATCCGCGCGGTGACGCACGCGGGCGTGGACGACGACGCGGTCGACCGCGCGGTCTCCGTCTTCGGCGACCTCCTGGGCCACGACGCGATGGTGCGGTGA